A single genomic interval of Hevea brasiliensis isolate MT/VB/25A 57/8 chromosome 4, ASM3005281v1, whole genome shotgun sequence harbors:
- the LOC110658571 gene encoding 1-acyl-sn-glycerol-3-phosphate acyltransferase, which produces MENTGGGSFMRNRNLESFLNTNCSPNVKEMLKIWESEEEEKRPKIDVYVDDGWISALTSYIRIVACFVSMMVTTFIWALIMLLLLPWPYERIRQGNIYGHVTGRMLMWILGNSVKIEGAKFSNEKAIYISNHASLIDIFLMMWLTPTGTVGIAKKEIIWYPLFGQLYVLASHLRIDRSNQTAAIQSMKEAACAIVKNNLSLIIFPEGTRSKNGRLLSFKKGFVHLALQTRLPIVPMVLTGTHLAWRKGSLRVRPVPITVKFLRPIRTNDWTIDKIDDYVKMAHDTYVENLPESQKPLC; this is translated from the exons ATGGAGAACACTGGAGGTGGTTCTTTTATGAGGAATAGGAATTTGGAGAGTTTCCTCAACACAAACTGCAGCCCAAATGTGAAAGAAATGCTAAaaatttgggaaagtgaagaagagGAAAAAAGGCCTAAGATTGATGTTTATGTTGATGATGGGTGGATTTCTGCATTGACATCTTATATAAGGATTGTGGCTTGTTTTGTGTCAATGATGGTTACAACATTTATATGGGCTTTAATCATGCTCTTGCTCTTGCCATGGCCATATGAGAGGATTAGGCAGGGAAACATTTATGGACATGTAACTGGTAGAATGCTG ATGTGGATCTTAGGGAACTCTGTAAAGATTGAAGGTGCCAAATTCTCAAATGAGAAGGCCATTTATATCAGTAATCATGCATCTCTTATAGACATTTTCCTTATGATGTGGTTGACTCCCACAGGCACAGTTGGCATTGCGAAGAAAGAG ATTATATGGTATCCTCTATTTGGACAACTTTATGTATTGGCCAGTCATCTTCGAATAGATCGCTCCAACCAGACTGCTGCAATTCAATCCATGAAAGAG GCAGCTTGTGCAATTGTCAAAAACAACCTCTCGCTAATTATTTTTCCCGAGGGAACAAGGTCAAAAAATGGACGGTTGCTCTCATTTAAAAAG GGATTTGTTCATTTGGCATTGCAAACGCGCCTTCCAATCGTTCCGATGGTCCTGACAGGTACCCATCTAGCATGGAGGAAGGGCAGCTTGCGCGTTCGGCCAGTGCCTATAACAGTCAAGTTTCTCCGTCCCATAAGAACTAATGATTGGACCATTGATAAAATTGATGACTACGTAAAAATGGCACATGACACATACGTTGAAAACCTTCCAGAGTCTCAAAAGCCTCTTTGTTAG
- the LOC110658570 gene encoding protein METABOLIC NETWORK MODULATOR 1 isoform X2, with amino-acid sequence MSEANQGNHPDESALVPVKRKRGRPRKYPRLDLGHGVDVRAARGQNPNHGGSSYVPPGFVTVNGNQPRQVDPVNDASDIMVGQVVHGVIEAAFDAGYLLTVRVGNSETTLRGVVFKPGRCVPVSTDNDVAPGIQMIRRNEIPIPRENYAQVPSHNPRSRERNGTFHTAQAANPVASKGKQVPSMASHASSPGNSRGNVVPVVLHPVDLSNGTSGELSSVATQPADAVAFKGKRVLDAAHPSNGSTSTNQVGAVEAQLLHFQSQNNHQLMPSGLQKEAGVNQNLLDAQQEAEAKSMKLPGMPFEKLLTEVIKRTQVPSLSTKTDNGSAVNLSAKDSRRAAEDDVDGTGQPLYIEPLQSVQPVLHNHPAVVSRPLENYRTGRMTELLQVLQENMTENQATNVQDEITDARLKLNEVSSSETEHGDEDSDHSKNHSRASSV; translated from the exons ATGAGTGAAGCAAATCAAGGGAATCATCCTGATGAATCAGCACTTGTTCCCGTGAAGCGCAAGCGTGGTCGTCCACGTAAGTATCCAAGGCTAGATCTTGGTCATGGGGTGGATGTTCGTGCTGCAAGGGGCCAGAATCCAAATCATGGGGGAAGCTCTTATGTTCCGCCTGGATTTGTAACGGTCAATGGAAATCAACCCCGCCAAGTAGATCCAGTTAATGATGCAAGTGATATCATGGTGGGTCAAGTAGTTCATGGTGTCATCGAGGCAGCATTTGATGCTGGATATTTACTCACTGTTAGGGTTGGCAACTCAGAAACCACTTTGAGGGGTGTTGTTTTTAAGCCTGGACGATGTGTTCCTGTTTCCACAGACAATGATGTTGCCCCAGGCATCCAAATGATCAGAAGAAATGAGATTCCCATCCCAAGAGAAAATTATGCTCAGGTCCCTAGCCATAATCCCCGGTCTAGGGAGAGAAATGGTACTTTTCATACAGCTCAAGCTGCTAATCCGGTAGCCTCCAAAGGCAAACAAGTGCCTTCAATGGCAAGTCATGCTTCTTCTCCTGGGAACTCAAGAGGCAATGTGGTGCCTGTTGTACTCCATCCTGTTGATTTATCAAATGGGACTTCTGGCGAATTGTCTTCAGTTGCAACCCAACCTGCTGATGCAGTGGCTTTTAAGGGCAAAAGGGTGCTAGATGCTGCTCATCCATCAAATGGATCAACATCCACAAACCAAGTGGGGGCAGTTGAAGCCCAGTTGCTTCACTTTCAATCTCAAAATAACCACCAGTTAATGCCTTCAGGTTTACAGAAGGAAGCTGGTGTTAATCAAAATTTATTGGATGCCCAGCAAGAGGCTGAAGCCAAATCAATGAAATTGCCTGGTATGCCTTTTGAGAAGTTGTTAACGGAAGTTATCAAGAGAACACAAGTCCCTTCACTGTCAACAAAGACTGATAATGGCTCGGCTGTTAATTTGTCTGCTAAAGATTCTAGGCGTGCTGCAGAGGATGATGTTGATGGCACAGGTCAGCCGCTTTACATTGAGCCCCTTCAATCTGTACAGCCTGTTCTGCATAATCACCCTGCAGTCGTGTCAAGacctttggaaaattatagaactgGCAGGATGACTGAGCTATTGCAG GTTTTGCAGGAAAACATGACAGAGAACCAGGCAACTAACGTGCAAGATGAAATTACAGATGCCAGACTGAAACTGAATGAAGTGAGCAGCTCGGAAACCGAGCATGGAGATGAAGACAGTGATCATTCAAAGAATCATTCACGAGCATCGAGTGTCTGA
- the LOC110658570 gene encoding protein METABOLIC NETWORK MODULATOR 1 isoform X1 — translation MSEANQGNHPDESALVPVKRKRGRPRKYPRLDLGHGVDVRAARGQNPNHGGSSYVPPGFVTVNGNQPRQVDPVNDASDIMVGQVVHGVIEAAFDAGYLLTVRVGNSETTLRGVVFKPGRCVPVSTDNDVAPGIQMIRRNEIPIPRENYAQVPSHNPRSRERNGTFHTAQAANPVASKGKQVPSMASHASSPGNSRGNVVPVVLHPVDLSNGTSGELSSVATQPADAVAFKGKRVLDAAHPSNGSTSTNQVGAVEAQLLHFQSQNNHQLMPSGLQKEAGVNQNLLDAQQEAEAKSMKLPGMPFEKLLTEVIKRTQVPSLSTKTDNGSAVNLSAKDSRRAAEDDVDGTGQPLYIEPLQSVQPVLHNHPAVVSRPLENYRTGRMTELLQKVLQENMTENQATNVQDEITDARLKLNEVSSSETEHGDEDSDHSKNHSRASSV, via the exons ATGAGTGAAGCAAATCAAGGGAATCATCCTGATGAATCAGCACTTGTTCCCGTGAAGCGCAAGCGTGGTCGTCCACGTAAGTATCCAAGGCTAGATCTTGGTCATGGGGTGGATGTTCGTGCTGCAAGGGGCCAGAATCCAAATCATGGGGGAAGCTCTTATGTTCCGCCTGGATTTGTAACGGTCAATGGAAATCAACCCCGCCAAGTAGATCCAGTTAATGATGCAAGTGATATCATGGTGGGTCAAGTAGTTCATGGTGTCATCGAGGCAGCATTTGATGCTGGATATTTACTCACTGTTAGGGTTGGCAACTCAGAAACCACTTTGAGGGGTGTTGTTTTTAAGCCTGGACGATGTGTTCCTGTTTCCACAGACAATGATGTTGCCCCAGGCATCCAAATGATCAGAAGAAATGAGATTCCCATCCCAAGAGAAAATTATGCTCAGGTCCCTAGCCATAATCCCCGGTCTAGGGAGAGAAATGGTACTTTTCATACAGCTCAAGCTGCTAATCCGGTAGCCTCCAAAGGCAAACAAGTGCCTTCAATGGCAAGTCATGCTTCTTCTCCTGGGAACTCAAGAGGCAATGTGGTGCCTGTTGTACTCCATCCTGTTGATTTATCAAATGGGACTTCTGGCGAATTGTCTTCAGTTGCAACCCAACCTGCTGATGCAGTGGCTTTTAAGGGCAAAAGGGTGCTAGATGCTGCTCATCCATCAAATGGATCAACATCCACAAACCAAGTGGGGGCAGTTGAAGCCCAGTTGCTTCACTTTCAATCTCAAAATAACCACCAGTTAATGCCTTCAGGTTTACAGAAGGAAGCTGGTGTTAATCAAAATTTATTGGATGCCCAGCAAGAGGCTGAAGCCAAATCAATGAAATTGCCTGGTATGCCTTTTGAGAAGTTGTTAACGGAAGTTATCAAGAGAACACAAGTCCCTTCACTGTCAACAAAGACTGATAATGGCTCGGCTGTTAATTTGTCTGCTAAAGATTCTAGGCGTGCTGCAGAGGATGATGTTGATGGCACAGGTCAGCCGCTTTACATTGAGCCCCTTCAATCTGTACAGCCTGTTCTGCATAATCACCCTGCAGTCGTGTCAAGacctttggaaaattatagaactgGCAGGATGACTGAGCTATTGCAG AAGGTTTTGCAGGAAAACATGACAGAGAACCAGGCAACTAACGTGCAAGATGAAATTACAGATGCCAGACTGAAACTGAATGAAGTGAGCAGCTCGGAAACCGAGCATGGAGATGAAGACAGTGATCATTCAAAGAATCATTCACGAGCATCGAGTGTCTGA
- the LOC110658570 gene encoding protein METABOLIC NETWORK MODULATOR 1 isoform X3 — protein MSEANQGNHPDESALVPVKRKRGRPRKYPRLDLGHGVDVRAARGQNPNHGGSSYVPPGFVTVNGNQPRQVDPVNDASDIMVGQVVHGVIEAAFDAGYLLTVRVGNSETTLRGVVFKPGRCVPVSTDNDVAPGIQMIRRNEIPIPRENYAQVPSHNPRSRERNGTFHTAQAANPVASKGKQVPSMASHASSPGNSRGNVVPVVLHPVDLSNGTSGELSSVATQPADAVAFKGKRVLDAAHPSNGSTSTNQVGAVEAQLLHFQSQNNHQLMPSGLQKEAGVNQNLLDAQQEAEAKSMKLPGMPFEKLLTEVIKRTQVPSLSTKTDNGSAVNLSAKDSRRAAEDDVDGTGQPLYIEPLQSVQPVLHNHPAVVSRPLENYRTGRMTELLQENMTENQATNVQDEITDARLKLNEVSSSETEHGDEDSDHSKNHSRASSV, from the exons ATGAGTGAAGCAAATCAAGGGAATCATCCTGATGAATCAGCACTTGTTCCCGTGAAGCGCAAGCGTGGTCGTCCACGTAAGTATCCAAGGCTAGATCTTGGTCATGGGGTGGATGTTCGTGCTGCAAGGGGCCAGAATCCAAATCATGGGGGAAGCTCTTATGTTCCGCCTGGATTTGTAACGGTCAATGGAAATCAACCCCGCCAAGTAGATCCAGTTAATGATGCAAGTGATATCATGGTGGGTCAAGTAGTTCATGGTGTCATCGAGGCAGCATTTGATGCTGGATATTTACTCACTGTTAGGGTTGGCAACTCAGAAACCACTTTGAGGGGTGTTGTTTTTAAGCCTGGACGATGTGTTCCTGTTTCCACAGACAATGATGTTGCCCCAGGCATCCAAATGATCAGAAGAAATGAGATTCCCATCCCAAGAGAAAATTATGCTCAGGTCCCTAGCCATAATCCCCGGTCTAGGGAGAGAAATGGTACTTTTCATACAGCTCAAGCTGCTAATCCGGTAGCCTCCAAAGGCAAACAAGTGCCTTCAATGGCAAGTCATGCTTCTTCTCCTGGGAACTCAAGAGGCAATGTGGTGCCTGTTGTACTCCATCCTGTTGATTTATCAAATGGGACTTCTGGCGAATTGTCTTCAGTTGCAACCCAACCTGCTGATGCAGTGGCTTTTAAGGGCAAAAGGGTGCTAGATGCTGCTCATCCATCAAATGGATCAACATCCACAAACCAAGTGGGGGCAGTTGAAGCCCAGTTGCTTCACTTTCAATCTCAAAATAACCACCAGTTAATGCCTTCAGGTTTACAGAAGGAAGCTGGTGTTAATCAAAATTTATTGGATGCCCAGCAAGAGGCTGAAGCCAAATCAATGAAATTGCCTGGTATGCCTTTTGAGAAGTTGTTAACGGAAGTTATCAAGAGAACACAAGTCCCTTCACTGTCAACAAAGACTGATAATGGCTCGGCTGTTAATTTGTCTGCTAAAGATTCTAGGCGTGCTGCAGAGGATGATGTTGATGGCACAGGTCAGCCGCTTTACATTGAGCCCCTTCAATCTGTACAGCCTGTTCTGCATAATCACCCTGCAGTCGTGTCAAGacctttggaaaattatagaactgGCAGGATGACTGAGCTATTGCAG GAAAACATGACAGAGAACCAGGCAACTAACGTGCAAGATGAAATTACAGATGCCAGACTGAAACTGAATGAAGTGAGCAGCTCGGAAACCGAGCATGGAGATGAAGACAGTGATCATTCAAAGAATCATTCACGAGCATCGAGTGTCTGA
- the LOC110658569 gene encoding polyadenylate-binding protein-interacting protein 4, with translation MGNRNRAEADTDTCLSEALLFATICIIGMPVDVHVRDGSVYSGTFHTASVDKDYGIVLKEAKLTKKGKCDANVANWNVIETLVILSGDLVQVIAKGVLFPADGFMGNVASDDVEAAVVSVPSSEIIVSESEESNKSAIDKRKINENRNNCANDFVPTKTGKEHEGKKILPNHVATATEVEPGKRERINISINISKSEEAFDSAVIGRQIGDNWSQGEQDHHKHKYELQMEKSDDEVQSSSSISNLCLSETKADGEGQKMTKLLPNGVSCDPTSAHVKPDNQCFERSTSAGSSSASAVCSSISTASNASVDVASESRSGLLASSADVISPQSSESSKRSKEFKLNPGAKIFCPSFATPMSATASVPAVASMPYIPSNSPMVPIAAAAQPEVGISPFVRPSVPIKFAPYSNLTAVNGGNGPQFSQPIVGNRTQPLRYAGQYHAVQAAPTYVPPNSQAVMVGRVGQIVYVQPVPHDLVQSTATISPVSARPLLTQHQVQYPKHQGSATGQALQLCAPPPFVAGGQQPFAIPSHFPLLQPPISANRPIRVPGSNALFGTKFP, from the exons ATGGGTAACAGAAACAGGGCAGAAGCTGACACTGATACTTGTTTAAGCGAAGCGTTGTTGTTTGCTACCATTTGTATAATTGGAATGCCCGTTGATGTCCATGTCAGGGATGGCTCTGTCTATTCTGGAACTTTCCACACTGCTTCCGTTGACAAGGACTATG GTATTGTGTTGAAGGAAGCAAAATTGACTAAGAAGGGGAAGTGTGATGCAAATGTAGCCAATTGGAACGTGATTGAAACGCTTGTAATTCTTTCAGGTGATCTTGTCCAAGTTATAGCCAAG GGAGTTCTATTCCCAGCTGATGGTTTCATGGGAAATGTAGCTAGTGATGATGTAGAAGCTGCCGTAGTCAGTGTTCCTTCTTCTGAGATTATAGTGAGTGAGTCAGAGGAATCTAACAAGTCAGCCATagataaaaggaaaataaatgaaaACAG GAACAATTGTGCTAATGATTTCGTGCCAACAAAAACTGGAAAGGAGCATGAagggaaaaaaattttacctaatcATGTAGCAACGGCCACAGAAGTTGAACCTGGGAAGAGAGAAAGGataaatatttcaattaataTTTCAAAA AGTGAAGAAGCTTTTGATTCTGCAGTTATTGGAAG ACAGATTGGAGATAACTGGTCACAAGGCGAGCAGGATCATCACAAACACAAGTATGAACTTCAAATGGAGAAGAGT GATGATGAAGTTCAAAGCTCAAGTTCAATCT CCAATTTATGCCTTTCAGAAACCAAGGCTGATGGGGAAGGGCAAAAGATGACAAAGCTGTTACCTAATGGTGTATCTTGTGATCCAACATCTGCACATGTTAAACCAGACAATCAATGCTTTGAAAGGTCCACTTCTGCAGGAAGCTCTTCTGCAAGTGCCGTTTGTTCAAGTATTTCAACTGCTTCCAATGCATCGGTTGATGTGGCCTCAGAATCACGTTCTGGTTTGTTAGCTTCTTCAGCTGATGTGATCTCTCCACAGAGTTCAGAATCCTCTAAAAGGTCTAAG GAGTTCAAGCTCAATCCAGGAGCAAAAATTTTTTGCCCATCTTTTGCAACTCCAATGTCAGCCACTGCCTCAGTGCCAGCAGTTGCAAGCATGCCTTACATACCAAGCAACTCTCCCATGGTACCTATTGCTGCTGCTGCTCAGCCAGAAGTTGGAATCAGTCCTTTCGTACGGCCTTCTGTCCCTATTAAGTTTGCTCCATACTCTAATTTGACAGCTGTAAATGGTGGCAATGGTCCTCAATTTTCACAACCT ATTGTGGGGAACAGGACACAGCCACTTAGATATGCTGGTCAATATCATGCTGTTCAGGCTGCACCAACATATGTGCCTCCAAATTCTCAAGCT GTTATGGTTGGACGAGTTGGGCAGATTGTCTATGTGCAGCCAGTTCCTCAT GATTTGGTTCAGAGTACAGCAACTATCTCGCCTGTATCTGCACGTCCTCTGTTGACTCAACATCAGGTCCAATATCCTAAGCACCAAG GGAGTGCAACAGGCCAGGCCTTGCAACTGTGTGCGCCCCCACCTTTTGTAGCTGGTGGGCAGCAGCCATTTGCAATCCCAAGCCACTTTCCTCTTCTGCAACCTCCTATTTCTGCTAACCGGCCCATTCGAGTTCCAGGATCAAATGCTCTCTTTGGCACAAAGTTTCCATGA